A DNA window from Myxocyprinus asiaticus isolate MX2 ecotype Aquarium Trade chromosome 15, UBuf_Myxa_2, whole genome shotgun sequence contains the following coding sequences:
- the LOC127453484 gene encoding B-cell receptor CD22-like isoform X3, translated as MLRIILLLLPGVLSSKWDVKYSDPICLVRGSTVSIPCTFTYPQDKTVEQVLWCSMSTNSGKCESEPYVYDSNAPKNAENLQYTGDKTSNCSLLISNINFTSSDVYKFRFKTNSETGRWTGEPGVQIEVKDLKVSMTSSRENGTIKVGDSLNLTCRVNCSGKLTEVQWFKNGEPIHQSDPIITFSSVTSQDSGNYSCSMRNFKTTLSEEFRLYVEDSSSPTTFFIIGLSLFSLLFIIAAVILITRRKTKNQGNPDEEDRTQTETVTHIGHTSLQRAEDVLQDEEIQYGFIIIKPKGPAQEPQI; from the exons ATGCTGCGAATTATTTTGCTCCTCTTGCCTg GTGTTCTCAGTAGTAAGTGGGATGTCAAGTACTCTGATCCAATTTGTCTTGTGAGGGGGTCCACTGTCTCTATTCCCTGTACTTTTACATATCCACAGGATAAAACAGTAGAGCAAGTGTTATGGTGCTCAATGAGCACAAACAGTGGCAAATGTGAAAGTGAGCCATATGTTTATGACAGTAATGCCCCAAAAAATGCAGAAAACCTTCAATACACTGGTGATAAAACTTCAAATTGCTCTTTGCTGATCagtaatattaattttacaagtaGTGATGTGTATAAATTTAGATTTAAAACCAATTCTGAAACTGGGCGTTGGACTGGAGAACCTGGAGTGCAAATTGAAGTAAAAG ATTTAAAAGTGTCCATGACCAGTTCAAGAGAAAATGGGACCATAAAGGTTGGAGACTCTTTGAATTTGACATGTAGAGTCAACTGCTCTGGTAAATTAACTGAGGTTCAGTGGTTTAAGAATGGGGAGCCAATACATCAATCAGACCCCATCATCACCTTCAGCAGTGTTACTTCTCAAGACTCTGGGAATTACTCCTGTTCTATGAGAAACTTTAAAACAACTCTATCTGAAGAATTTAGACTTTATGTTGAAG ATTCATCAAGTCCCACAACATTCTTCATTATTGGATTGTCTTTATTCTCACTTCTTTTCATCATTGCAGCTGTGATACTCATAACAAG aaggaaaacaaaaaatcaaGGAAACCCAGATGAAGAAGACAGAACCCAG ACTGAAACAGTCACACACATAGGCCACACAAGCCTGCAGAGAGCAGAGGACGTGTTGCAGGATGAGGAAATACAGTATGGGTTTATCATCATCAAACCCAAAGGACCAGCACAAGA
- the LOC127453484 gene encoding HEPACAM family member 2-like isoform X1, with the protein MLRIILLLLPGVLSSKWDVKYSDPICLVRGSTVSIPCTFTYPQDKTVEQVLWCSMSTNSGKCESEPYVYDSNAPKNAENLQYTGDKTSNCSLLISNINFTSSDVYKFRFKTNSETGRWTGEPGVQIEVKDLKVSMTSSRENGTIKVGDSLNLTCRVNCSGKLTEVQWFKNGEPIHQSDPIITFSSVTSQDSGNYSCSMRNFKTTLSEEFRLYVEDSSSPTTFFIIGLSLFSLLFIIAAVILITRRKTKNQGNPDEEDRTQTETVTHIGHTSLQRAEDVLQDEEIQYGFIIIKPKGPAQEKVLKEIPVGGLKPNEMVQATQEAQFSLS; encoded by the exons ATGCTGCGAATTATTTTGCTCCTCTTGCCTg GTGTTCTCAGTAGTAAGTGGGATGTCAAGTACTCTGATCCAATTTGTCTTGTGAGGGGGTCCACTGTCTCTATTCCCTGTACTTTTACATATCCACAGGATAAAACAGTAGAGCAAGTGTTATGGTGCTCAATGAGCACAAACAGTGGCAAATGTGAAAGTGAGCCATATGTTTATGACAGTAATGCCCCAAAAAATGCAGAAAACCTTCAATACACTGGTGATAAAACTTCAAATTGCTCTTTGCTGATCagtaatattaattttacaagtaGTGATGTGTATAAATTTAGATTTAAAACCAATTCTGAAACTGGGCGTTGGACTGGAGAACCTGGAGTGCAAATTGAAGTAAAAG ATTTAAAAGTGTCCATGACCAGTTCAAGAGAAAATGGGACCATAAAGGTTGGAGACTCTTTGAATTTGACATGTAGAGTCAACTGCTCTGGTAAATTAACTGAGGTTCAGTGGTTTAAGAATGGGGAGCCAATACATCAATCAGACCCCATCATCACCTTCAGCAGTGTTACTTCTCAAGACTCTGGGAATTACTCCTGTTCTATGAGAAACTTTAAAACAACTCTATCTGAAGAATTTAGACTTTATGTTGAAG ATTCATCAAGTCCCACAACATTCTTCATTATTGGATTGTCTTTATTCTCACTTCTTTTCATCATTGCAGCTGTGATACTCATAACAAG aaggaaaacaaaaaatcaaGGAAACCCAGATGAAGAAGACAGAACCCAG ACTGAAACAGTCACACACATAGGCCACACAAGCCTGCAGAGAGCAGAGGACGTGTTGCAGGATGAGGAAATACAGTATGGGTTTATCATCATCAAACCCAAAGGACCAGCACAAGA
- the LOC127453484 gene encoding HEPACAM family member 2-like isoform X2, with protein sequence MLRIILLLLPGVLSSKWDVKYSDPICLVRGSTVSIPCTFTYPQDKTVEQVLWCSMSTNSGKCESEPYVYDSNAPKNAENLQYTGDKTSNCSLLISNINFTSSDVYKFRFKTNSETGRWTGEPGVQIEVKDLKVSMTSSRENGTIKVGDSLNLTCRVNCSGKLTEVQWFKNGEPIHQSDPIITFSSVTSQDSGNYSCSMRNFKTTLSEEFRLYVEDSSSPTTFFIIGLSLFSLLFIIAAVILITRRKTKNQGNPDEEDRTQTETVTHIGHTSLQRAEDVLQDEEIQYGFIIIKPKGPAQETTRTEHQNEDETIYSAVTNG encoded by the exons ATGCTGCGAATTATTTTGCTCCTCTTGCCTg GTGTTCTCAGTAGTAAGTGGGATGTCAAGTACTCTGATCCAATTTGTCTTGTGAGGGGGTCCACTGTCTCTATTCCCTGTACTTTTACATATCCACAGGATAAAACAGTAGAGCAAGTGTTATGGTGCTCAATGAGCACAAACAGTGGCAAATGTGAAAGTGAGCCATATGTTTATGACAGTAATGCCCCAAAAAATGCAGAAAACCTTCAATACACTGGTGATAAAACTTCAAATTGCTCTTTGCTGATCagtaatattaattttacaagtaGTGATGTGTATAAATTTAGATTTAAAACCAATTCTGAAACTGGGCGTTGGACTGGAGAACCTGGAGTGCAAATTGAAGTAAAAG ATTTAAAAGTGTCCATGACCAGTTCAAGAGAAAATGGGACCATAAAGGTTGGAGACTCTTTGAATTTGACATGTAGAGTCAACTGCTCTGGTAAATTAACTGAGGTTCAGTGGTTTAAGAATGGGGAGCCAATACATCAATCAGACCCCATCATCACCTTCAGCAGTGTTACTTCTCAAGACTCTGGGAATTACTCCTGTTCTATGAGAAACTTTAAAACAACTCTATCTGAAGAATTTAGACTTTATGTTGAAG ATTCATCAAGTCCCACAACATTCTTCATTATTGGATTGTCTTTATTCTCACTTCTTTTCATCATTGCAGCTGTGATACTCATAACAAG aaggaaaacaaaaaatcaaGGAAACCCAGATGAAGAAGACAGAACCCAG ACTGAAACAGTCACACACATAGGCCACACAAGCCTGCAGAGAGCAGAGGACGTGTTGCAGGATGAGGAAATACAGTATGGGTTTATCATCATCAAACCCAAAGGACCAGCACAAGA